Proteins co-encoded in one Brassica oleracea var. oleracea cultivar TO1000 chromosome C4, BOL, whole genome shotgun sequence genomic window:
- the LOC106336964 gene encoding exonuclease 3'-5' domain-containing protein 1 → MASSSPTQRTHVPIPPEPGGGRSLTQDANEPPVPIHIVTEPLQLPADFLNPSPEKKLVIGFDCEGVDLCRHGKLCIMQIAFPNAIYLVDVIQGGEMLMKACKPALESAYITKVIHDCKRDSEALYFQFGIRLHNVVDTQIAFSLIEEQEGRRRPLDDYISFVSLLADPRYCGISYEEKEEVRVLMRQDPKFWTYRPMTELMIRAAADDVRFLLYLYHKMMGKLNQRSLWHLAVRGSLYCRCLCCMNDTDFANWPTVPPLPDNLKIGDQCPEEEILSVLDVPPGKMGRVIGRKGASILAIKEACNAEILIGGAKGPPDKIFVIGPVKEVRKAEAILRGRMIDY, encoded by the exons ATGGCGTCGTCTTCTCCAACTCAGCGTACTCACGTCCCGATCCCTCCCGAGCCAG GAGGAGGAAGGTCACTGACGCAAGATGCTAATGAGCCACCTGTTCCTATTCACATAGTGACAGAGCCTTTGCAACTCCCTGCTGATTTCTTAAACCCTTCTCCTGAAAAGAAACTGGTCATTGGTTTTGACTGCGAGGGTGTTGACCTCTGCCGTCATGGCAAGCTTTGTATCATGCAG ATTGCGTTCCCTAATGCGATATACCTGGTTGATGTCATCCAAGGTGGAGAGATGCTTATGAAAGCATGTAAGCCTGCACTCGAGTCTGCTTACATCACAAAAGTCATTCACGATTGCAAACGTGACAGTGAG GCCTTGTACTTTCAGTTTGGGATAAGGTTGCACAATGTTGTGGACACTCAA ATTGCTTTTTCTCTGATAGAAGAACAAGAAGGCAGGAGAAGACCTCTAGATGATTACATATCGTTTGTTTCCCTCCTTGCTGATCCACGCTACTGCG GCATATCTTATGAAGAGAAAGAAGAAGTTCGTGTGCTCATGCGGCAG GACCCAAAGTTCTGGACGTACAGGCCAATGACTGAGCTCATGATCCGTGCAGCCGCAGATGATGTCCGCTTCCTTCTGTATCTCTATCACAAAATGATGGGAAAACTGAACCAGCGGTCACTATGGCACCTGGCAGTTCGTGGTTCTTTGTACTGTAGGTGTCTCTGCTGCATGAATGATACTGATTTTGCTAATTGGCCAACTGTCCCGCCGCTTCCAG ATAACTTGAAGATCGGAGATCAATGTCCTGAAGAAGAAATATTGTCAGTGCTTGATGTTCCACCAGGAAAGATGGGACGTGTGATTGGAAGGAAAGGAGCATCTATCCTCGCCATTAAGGAAGCTTGCAA TGCTGAAATTCTAATCGGAGGGGCAAAGGGTCCACCTGACAAG ATATTTGTGATTGGACCGGTGAAGGAGGTGCGTAAGGCGGAGGCGATACTGAGAGGAAGGATGATAGACTATTGA
- the LOC106338962 gene encoding putative protease Do-like 3, mitochondrial: protein MEKFLGDILLPVCASKSEDDPFKTSDSARSRSKEESSVDEAKNTTPSVTHQEKEESSVDEAKNTTPPVTHQEKEESIVDEAKKTTPPSAIDLALNSVVKVFTVSSKPRLFQPWQISMQNECSGSGFLISGKKIITNAHVVDNHTSVKVQKHGSATKYKAKVRMIGHECDLAILEVDNDEFWEGMNFLELGDVPKLQEEVHLVGYPCGGDSISVTKGVVSRVELKEYSHSSTELLTVQIDAAINSGNSGGPVFLGNKVAGVAFEGLFWSDGIGYMIPTPVVKHFLDCVEEKHVSFGSMNISYQMMGNAQIRDYFKMSKDMTGILVNEINPLSDAYNFLKKDDVILAIDGVPIGNDSKVPFLNQDTVDFKHLVSMKKPSETALIKVLREGKECEFNVGLKPVKPLVPLHNFDKMRSYYIYGGFLFVPLSQPYIDGSYMCECSSKKMPKKASEQIVIISQILEDDINAGYASFEDLQVKKVNGIEVDNLKHLSQVIEECSTGYLRLDLENEKVLILNNKLARKANSTILKELKIPSAMSDDLQPRQVNRSRLVSPRHSKKNN, encoded by the exons ATGGAAAAGTTCCTTGGTGATATATTGCTGCCGGTTTGTGCAAGTAAATCAGAGGACGATCCTTTCAAAACCAGTGATTCAG CTCGTTCTCGATCTAAAGAAGAATCTAGTGTGGATGAGGCAAAAAACACAACTCCTTCGGTTACTCATCAAGAGAAAGAAGAATCTAGTGTGGATGAAGCAAAAAATACAACTCCTCCGGTTACTCATCAAGAGAAAGAAGAATCTATTGTGGATGAAGCAAAAAAGACAACTCCTCCTTCTGCTATTGATTTAGCTCTTAACTCAGTGGTTAAGGTCTTCACCGTCTCTAGCAAGCCTAGACTTTTTCAACCTTGGCAGATTAGTATGCAGAATGAATGCTCTGGCTCTG GATTTTTAATATCGGGAAAGAAGATTATTACAAATGCGCATGTGGTGGATAATCACACATCGGTTAAAGTACAAAAGCACGGTTCAGCCACCAAGTACAAAGCAAAAGTTCGAATGATTGGGCATGAATGTGATTTAGCCATCTTGGAGGTCGATAACGATGAGTTTTGGGAGGGAATGAACTTCTTGGAGCTTGGAGACGTACCCAAGCTGCAGGAAGAGGTGCACCTTGTTGGCTATCCTTGTG GTGGTGACAGTATATCCGTTACAAAAGGTGTTGTGTCGAGAGTTGAACTAAAAGAATATAGTCACAGCTCGACAGAGCTACTCACAGTACAAATAGATGCAGCTATCAATTCTGGAAATAGTGGTGGTCCTGTATTTTTGGGAAACAAAGTGGCTGGTGTAGCATTTGAAGGTTTGTTCTGGTCCGATGGTATTGG TTACATGATTCCAACTCCAGTAGTTAAGCACTTTTTAGACTGTGTTGAAGAAAAACATGTTAGTTTCGGCTCAATGAATATATCATATCAGATGATGGGGAATGCACAAATTCGTGACTATTTCAAGATGAGCAAAGATATGACAGGGATTCTTGTAAACGAAATAAACCCGCTGTCCGATGCTTACAACTTTCTGAAAAAGGATGATGTTATTCTGGCCATTGATGGTGTTCCTATAGGAAATGATAGTAAAG TTCCGTTTCTTAACCAGGACACCGTAGATTTCAAGCATTTGGTCTCTATGAAGAAACCATCTGAAACAGCTCTAATTAAAGTGTTAAGAGAGGGAAAAGAGTGTGAGTTCAACGTCGGTCTAAAACCT GTGAAACCGCTAGTTCCATTGCATAATTTTGACAAGATGCGAAGTTACTATATATACGGAGGGTTTCTTTTTGTACCTCTATCCCAACCATACATTGATGGCTCTTATATGTGCGAGTGTTCTTCCAAAAAGATGCCCAAGAAAGCCAGTGAACAGATAGTAATCATTTCTCAG ATCTTAGAGGATGACATCAACGCAGGATACGCCAGTTTTGAAGATTTGCAG GTGAAGAAAGTGAATGGAATCGAAGTGGATAATCTGAAGCATCTAAGTCAAGTCATAGAGGAGTGTAGCACCGGGTATTTGAGGCTGGATTTGGAAAACGAAAAGGTTCTCATCCTCAATAATAAGTTGGCAAGAAAAGCAAATTCTACGATCTTGAAAGAACTCAAAATACCGTCGGCCATGTCCGATGACCTTCAACCTAGGCAGGTTAACAGAAGCCGCTTAGTTAGTCCTCGGCATAGCAAGAAAAATAATTAG